GGGGCTCGGGGGGAGGCGTTACCCCTGCGAGGCGTCACCCTGACAAGATGTGTCTCACAAAGGCTGGGGGGAACAAGGAACAGACGTGATGgtcagggaggggtgggggtgtgggagacccccccaggacccccccaggaccccccccaggaccccccaggacccccaggacccccccaggacccccgggacccccgggctCACCCTCGTAGTTGATGCAGCCGTTGCTGTCCTCGTGGCCGGCCACCAGctgctccacctcctcctcGGTCATCTTCTCACCTGCCATGGGGGCACCCACGGGCGTCACCCTTGGGTGGGGGGCACCCTGGGGGGCTTGAAAAGCTCAGGTGGGGTCACCgggacactgctgggagcacCTTGGGGACCCTCGGGGTGCCCACACCCCCACTGGCAGGGTAGCACCTTTGGGACACCTGAGGTGCCCAGGCCCACCACTGGCAGCACCTTTGGGACCCCTGAGGTGCCCACACCCCCACTGGCAGCACCTTTAGGGTGCCCAAACCCACCCCTGGCAGCACCTTTGGGACCCTCAGGGTGCCCAGGCCCACCACTGGCAGCACCTTtgggacccccacccccccccccagcagcacctttgGGACCCCTGAGGTGCCCAGAGCCCACCATTGGCAGCACCTTTGGGACCCTCAGGGTGCCCACACTCCCACTGGCAGCACCTTTGGGACCCTCACACCCCTGGCAGCACCTTTGGGACcctcagggtgcccagagcccaCCATTGGCAGCACCTTTGGGACCCCTGAGGTGCCCAGAGCCCACTGGCAGCACCTTTGGGACCCTCGGGGTGCCAGGCCCACCCCTGGCAGCACCTTTGGGACCCTCAGGGTGCCCAGGCCCACCATTGGCAGCACCTTTGGGACCCTCGGGTGCCCACACCCCCACTGGCAGCACCTTTGGGACCCCTGaggtgcccagagcccagcactggcagcacctTTGGGACCCCTGAGGTGCCCAGGTCCACCATTGGCAGCACCTTTGGGACcctcagggtgcccagagcccaCCATTGGCAGCACCTTTGGGACCCCCATACCCCGCCCTGGCAGCACCTTTAGGGTGCCCAAACCCACCCCTGGCAGCACCTTTGGGACCCTCAGGGTGCCCAGGcccccctaaatccccccaTTTAGGAGACCCCacacccctgagacccccccagacccctcattTTGATGTCCCCACCCCCATTCCgagccccccagaccccaattTCAAGTCCCCCACTCCCATTCCAAGCCCCCCACTCTCattcccagcccccagccccatttcgaGCCCCCTACCTCTATTTTGAGTCCCCCAgacccccattcccagccccagacCCCAATTTCAAGCCCCCTACCCCCATTttgagcccccagacccccattTCAAGCTCCTCACCCCTCATTtcaagcccccagacccccatcCCAACCCTCtacccccattcccagccctctcACCCCCATTccaagcccccagaccccaatttcaagccccccagctccccattccgatccccccccccccattccgagccccccagccccccatttcgagcccccagccccattcccagccccccactcccattcccagccccctACCCCCCATTCCGAGCCCCCCACCCCCATTTCAAGCCCCCCACCCCCATTCCCAGACCCCCATTCTAAGaccccactcccattcccaggcCCCTCACCCCCATTCcgagcccccagaccccaattTCAAGCACcccacccccattcccagctcccagaccCCCATTCCGAGCCCCCCACCCCCATTCGCAGCCCCCCACCCCCATTttgagcccccagaccccaattTCAAGCCCCCCACTCCCATTCtcagcccccagaccccattcccagtccccacCCCCATTtcgagccccccagccccatcccggCCCCCAGACCCCCATTCTGAGCCCCCCACCGCCATTccaagcccccagccccccattcccagccccctACCCCCCATTCCAAGCCCCCCACCCCTCATTCCGAGTCCCCAGACCCCCATTCCGAACcccccactcccattcccagcccccagaccccaattTCAAGCCCCTCAGACCGCCATTCCAAGCCCCCCGACCCCAATTTCAAGCACCCCACCCCCATTccaagcccccagacccccattCTGAGtcccccaatcccccattcCGAGCTGCCCACCCCTCATTACAAGCCCCCAAtccctcattcccagctcccagccccattcccagccccctACCCCCATTctgagcccccagaccccaattTCAAGCCCCCCACCCCTCATTTCGAGtcccccaatcccccattcCGAGCCCCCCtagccccattcccagcccccagacccccattctgagccccccagcccccattccgagcccccagccccactgtggGCGCACCGAGGGTGACGAGCACGTGGCGGATCTCGGCGCCCATGACGGTGCCGTTCCCCTCCTTGTCGAACACGCGCAGCCCCTCCACGTAATCCTCGAAGCAGCCCTGGTCCTTGTTCTTGGCGATGGTCTGCATCATGGGCAGGAACTGCTCGAAGCTCAGCGTCTTCACGTTCATCTCTGCGGGGGCACCGTGGGGAGGGGGCTTCTCAGGGGGGGTGAGGGTGGGGGGCTTTTGAGGGGTTTATAAGGGTGAGGGGCTTCCCAAACGGGGTTAAAAGGGTGGGAGGTATTCCAAATGGGGTTTATAAGGGTGAGGGGCTTTCCAAAGGGGGTTTATAAGAGTGGGGGGCTTTTCAAGGTTTATAAGAGTGGGGGGCTTTTGAGGGGGTTTTTAAGGGGGAGGGGCTTCCTGAGGGAGTTAAAAGGGTGGGGAGCTTTTTGAGGGGGTTAAAAGGGTGAGGGGCTTTTCAAGGGGGTTTATAAGGGTGAGGGGCTTCCCAAAAGGGGTTTATAAGGGTGAGGGGCTTCCCAAAGGGGGTTAAAAGGGTGAGGGGCTTTCCAAAGGGAGTTTATAAGGGTGAGGGGTTTTTCAAGGGGGTTTATAGGGGTGGGGGGCTTCCCAAAGGGGGTTTATAAGGGTGGGGGGCTTTCTGAGAGAGTTAAAAGGGTGGGGGGCTTTCTGAGGGGGTTTATAAGAGTGAGGGGCTTTCCAAAGGGGGTTTATAAGGGTG
The Zonotrichia leucophrys gambelii isolate GWCS_2022_RI chromosome 29, RI_Zleu_2.0, whole genome shotgun sequence DNA segment above includes these coding regions:
- the MYL6 gene encoding myosin light polypeptide 6 isoform X1 produces the protein MCDFSEEQTAEFKEAFQLFDRTGDGKILFSQCGDVMRALGQNPTNAEVMKVLGNPKSDEMNVKTLSFEQFLPMMQTIAKNKDQGCFEDYVEGLRVFDKEGNGTVMGAEIRHVLVTLGEKMTEEEVEQLVAGHEDSNGCINYEAFVRHILSG
- the MYL6 gene encoding myosin light polypeptide 6 isoform X2, which codes for MCDFSEEQTAEFKEAFQLFDRTGDGKILFSQCGDVMRALGQNPTNAEVMKVLGNPKSDEMNVKTLSFEQFLPMMQTIAKNKDQGCFEDYVEGLRVFDKEGNGTVMGAEIRHVLVTLGEKMTEEEVEQLVAGHEDSNGCINYEELVRMVLSG